A window from Theobroma cacao cultivar B97-61/B2 chromosome 3, Criollo_cocoa_genome_V2, whole genome shotgun sequence encodes these proteins:
- the LOC18604738 gene encoding transcription factor MYB76, translating into MGRTPFCTAEGLKKGPWTAEEDQKLIAYIQKHGEGGWRSLPEKAGLQRCGKSCRLRWANYLRPGIKRGDFTSEDDQTIIELHAALGNRWAAIARHLPKRTDNEIKNYWNAHLKKRLATMSIDPVTQKPVGTTPGSSSRNSSTMGNAEPPMVHTESATKQESEPTLQQPTSRSTSASALLLNKLASRVTTLQCVDPLRACQIMQSMSSKGTGDGGATANNESAICRPTSNCQGNNISTALDTSAWLDIAETLTTPLNCLDLLETLPPELAECNASDDGGVSVDNYRIEDPVSDALSILDKNASAPASSFSSTSDRVLNNMASKLASLPCVDEIHDWQHNLPGPIQGDSDTTTTGDVAILDDISIDDTTYDMVGSPIFYNLNYLENEPEPSDPFYIP; encoded by the exons ATGGGAAGGACTCCATTCTGCACTGCAGAGGGTTTGAAGAAAGGACCctggacagctgaagaagatcAGAAGCTCATAGCTTACATACAAAAACATGGCGAAGGAGGCTGGCGTTCCCTGCCCGAAAAAGCTG GTCTTCAGAGATGTGGGAAGAGCTGTAGGCTGAGGTGGGCAAATTATCTTAGACCTGGTATTAAGAGAGGAGACTTCACCTCCGAGGACGATCAAACCATCATTGAACTTCATGCTGCACTAGGCAACAG GTGGGCAGCAATAGCCAGGCACTTACCAAAGAGGACAgataatgagattaagaactATTGGAACGCTCATTTAAAGAAACGCTTAGCAACTATGAGTATAGATCCGGTGACTCAAAAGCCTGTTGGCACCACACCTGGCTCATCCAGCAGAAATTCCAGCACCATGGGCAATGCGGAGCCGCCCATGGTTCATACTGAAAGTGCAACAAAGCAAGAATCTGAACCAACGCTGCAACAGCCGACGTCAAGGTCTACCTCAGCTTCAGCTCTGCTACTCAATAAGTTAGCCTCCAGGGTCACGACATTGCAATGTGTTGATCCCCTAAGAGCTTGTCAAATTATGCAATCAATGTCATCTAAGGGCACTGGCGATGGTGGTGCTACTGCCAACAATGAAAGTGCTATTTGCCGCCCTACATCAAATTGTCAGGGAAATAATATATCAACAGCACTAGACACATCAGCTTGGCTAGATATTGCTGAAACGCTCACAACACCTTTAAATTGCCTAGATTTGTTGGAGACACTTCCTCCAGAGTTAGCAGAATGTAACGCcagtgatgatggtggtgttAGTGTTGATAATTATAGAATCGAAGATCCTGTATCTGATGCATTGAGCATTCTAGATAAAAATGCATCAGCACCTGCAAGCTCTTTTTCGAGTACTTCGGACCGAGTTTTAAACAACATGGCTTCCAAACTCGCCTCGTTGCCTTGCGTTGATGAAATTCACGATTGGCAGCACAACCTTCCAGGACCAATTCAAGGCGACAGTGATACTACAACCACCGGAGATGTTGCAATTTTGGACGACATAAGTATTGATGATACGACCTATGATATGGTAGGATCTCCAATATTTTATAACTTAAACTATTTAGAAAATGAACCAGAGCCATCAGACCCTTTTTATATTCcttga